GAAGTACAGAAGATGATAATCATCACATACAGTTTGAAACAGTAATCAACCGTTGAAGATTGAAGATGACATACCGGGTTTCTTATCTTCAGCTGGAgctgaattttcattttgaggcTCTCCATTCTTCTGTACTCTTCCAGCAGACTGAAAATTCACAAACATTGTCATTTAGATTGATGATCAGgtcttttgaacaaaaatatgaGGTAACTTCAGAGAATCGAGGGTACAATTCCAAAGGATGTATTTGACTTTCCCACATTCAATAGGGAAATAATACTTTTATAGTTGTTCATTCATATGGACATATCAGAACAAGAATTCTAAACAACTTGTGCGCCtacaaaattacaaatgcATGAGTGGCGAGAGAAAATATGCCAACAGAAAAGGCAGGAAACTCTTACAGATAATCAACTTTAAAGGCATGAAAACTCAAATTGGGAGCTGAGAACAGACAAATTTATAGGCTAGAAAGAATCAAATGGTTATGACGATCAATATAAGGATGGTGCAAGTTACTGTACTCACAGCTAGTAAAGCCATACGgatccttctttcttcctcatCCTGATCAGCATACTTCTCTTTCATCTTCTTGAGTTTACCCTTCTGTCCACGACCAACTTTTCCACCACCTGGCTTCTTATCATGAACTTCCTTTTCAGGCGGGCTTGCAGAAACATCATGTTTCAATTTTTCGTTTTGCAGCTTAGCATGTTCTTCAGAAACACTACTGGTCTGACCTTTCTTGAGCTTTCTTCTTTCAGCTTTTGAGATATGAGGTTTCTCTCTTACTGCAGCCTTATTCTCTTCAACATTATGTTCCACTACCAAATCAACTGGAGAGGGTTCAACACTATAATTCTTAACGGACATAGCTGCCGATCCAAGCCCAAGAGCTCTATCAATGAGATCCTCAAGTTGTGGGGTGACAGATGCAACACCGTTTACAGCGACATTAACCACATTTTTCTGATCAGAATCATTTAAGGTCCTGTCTTTCTTGGGAATTTCATGTGAGTCTTGCGCTTTATCAATGGTTGTAGTTAATCCATTCTGAGAGGACATAGCCTCAGATAGGTCTTTCAGATCTGGTTGTTGGATAGGTATAGCTGAATCAGGAATGATTTTGGATTCTTCTGCAAGTTTTTCCTCTGCAACTTCCTTCTCCGACTCAGAATCAGATAACTCTTTTAGAGGCCCACTTTCATCAACATCATTCGTCCCTTCCTCCTCACCTCTTACCCTCCTCTCATTCAGATGTGAACCCAAGGAGCTCTCATCCAACCGGAACAACAACCCAAAGCCCATAATTAGAGGGTGTGGGGGAAGAAAGTTCTTCTTCCCACGAATCATGAAACTCCCAACTGTCAGATACTCCCCTGTAGGAGCAGTTTTACTGACCTGGTGAGGATGAACCCACCAAGCACTAGTGACAATCTTTGAATCCCATGCCTGGCTGTGGCAAACCTATACGAAGCATCAGTAAAACAGTTCAATATTACACATCCAGGTGATATGAAACACTCACAATAACATAGTAAACTaatatgaaaacaaaagcattaCAGGAAGGTCAGACTTACTGTGAAGCATCCAGCTTGGTTTAAAGTAAGTGGAGGCACTGGTTGTTCAGGCCTGTGGTTCTTTATCACCGTACTAGAAGCCCCATGCAACTCTGCATGGACATACCTGTTACATaacaaaatcaacatcagaaaGAAGATACAAGTGTGGCTATAATAAACAAGATGAGCAGAGAAGTTTGTAAACTAAAATTTCATGCAACCAGATTCTTGAAAATGTGACATTGACCAACTAAGAATTCCCATCTCGCATCAACATGACAAGAAATTATATCATCTGCATTTATGAACAGGATTTCGTTTCTCTTCTCTTGGAGTAGCAAGAACAGGAGAAAtcatgaaaaggaaaaatggagagaacatgaaaagaagaaagaccAAAGTCACTGGAAGAAGAAACAATTATtcagacaaaaataaataaaaacaggaAACAAGAATGATCAATATCGCAACACAGGAATTTCTTGAGAAGAGTCAGCCATAGAGAAGATTATGAGACTAAGCACAGAGATTGTTCCAGTGGCCCAAACGAAGGACATAAAAACTTGTAAAATAAACATAACTAAAAGATGCACATAAGCTACaggaacaattttttttaccccATGGTCATAGATCAGAGCAGTCTTAAACCACTAAGTGCATAATTTGAACCTATAATTATAGTGCTTCAGTGGTAGTTTTGGTATATGagaattttttgaaaaaacataTTATTTCAACGTCTAAATTGACTTACAGATCTCCTTTTGACATATAACGCTTGACTATCATCTCATTTTGTTGAGCATCACGTCCACTGATAACCAAATAGTTCTCACTGCTGATAAACCAGTTAAATTTTTCAAACCAGTGAACCTTGCGCATATGTGAAATGGTAGCAACAGATTTTTCCTGCATATTATTTGAAACAAATGTAATTAAGAACTGGAAAACAATTTATCTTCTAAGAATATATTAGGCAATGGTGGCAAATATTTACAGCTAATTGCCGTTCCTCTATATTCTTCATATTCTGGTTGTTTTGATGTTGACATATGGCACTCatcacacacacgcacacgcACAGTATTTATGCTCTGATGCTGTATTAGTCTGTCCTACCATTTATGACACTGCTGTCTTGAAAACTCATATTACCTAAATAGACAAAAATATGGGCTTGCTAAACCAAGAAGATGAAGCTACCTGTGACAGCTGGAGACGAGTCTTTCTCTCGGCAGCTTTAAATGCTTTTTCATGTGCTGTTACAGTCTTCTCCTGTTTGttctcttgttttttcttttgttcataCCACCGCCGAGCATTGGCGTGTGCTGAAAGTGCTAAATCAACTTCCACCTataagagagaagaaaggTAATGGATAAGATACTTATTTCTAgagaagataaagaaaaaattgaagcttCAGACACACCTTATCTGCAGGGAGAGTCttctcatcatcatccattTCATCAAGATTGTTGCTCAGCAGTAATGTCATGCAATTCCTTTCAAGCTGAAGCTTGTCAATGATGGCAGCAACAGGGTTTCCAGATTTCTTTTCCTCCTTCACCGTTCTAGCAATATCCTCCCAACTCGTGCCCTTTGCTAGAGCTACACGAACAGCTATTATAGCAGCATCCACATCATCTAGATTATATTCTATCAATTCCGCCATATTAACGCAATGATCAACTTCTTTCCTTAGCATATGAACACGATTTTCCTATGTCATAAGATTGAAATAACTGAGATGAAAGATGCCGCACATACATAGTACACAGAATGTAAACCAAAAATGTGTTAACATTTGATATTCTCAAACACCTTACCCCACCATCCACCCCTCCCCTCTCTCTCACCACAAAGGGGGATGGGGCTACGTCGAATTTCAGTTAAACTCAAGTCAtaacacaaacacacacacacacacacacacacacacacacacacatctGCCTTTGATTTTCAAATAGCACAGCAGAAGAAACAGTGCAAAACCTGATCCACGCGTATTTTGTTGAGCTTCTGGGTGGCGGAGCTCTCTTTCGCCTTTTGCTGTTGTTCTGACCTTTGGCTCTCAATTTTGCTATAAAACTCATCCAAAGAAGCATCAAACGTTTCAAACTCCACATACTCCCTTGATTTGAATTGGTTCAATAATATGGGGCAGAATTCATCATATATCTGCAAAAATAAGTCCAGAAATCATTTCAGATACCACACAATGGAAACCTGACTAGGCAGATCTCCTTCAACCAAGGGAAAAAGGGGAAATTACACTCTACTCTAAAGCATGTAAAGGTAAAATTATCACAGAGAAATCGGTAACCTGGCCAGAACTTCCTGGTTCAGATGGGGGATTACTCTTCCCTGAATTTTTGTTCTGCATCAAAATGTACCCTTCAGGAATTTTATCACCTGATATAACATCATGCAGCCAGTCCTCAAACTTTGCAACAGCTTCGACCAAAAGCTGAATTGTATCATCATCTAACTTGTTCTCGTTACAAAGTTTTGTATTTGGAATGAGGCCAGCATCTAATATAATATGCTCAGAAAGAGCAGGTCCATAGCCTAATGCCTCCCCAAGAACATTCTTCAAGGTGACCTGTTTGGCTTTAGCATCACCAGTATTTTTACTTGACTCGGCAGGCTTCCCACCTTTACGACtaccttttttctctttctgtgCATCAGACACATTATTTGCACCTTCTTGATCCTTAACAGATTCATTGTTATCAGGTTCCTTAGAAAACGTAAGAGCTTCCTGCAACTTTGCAGCAGTAGTTCGCTCGAAAAGTCGACAAATTTCAATTGGATAACGATGGCGTGACATGATCGCAACCCCTTTATCATCATCCctatttaaacaaaaattgaccACCTAATTAATATTTCGActtaagaaaaagaatcagAAGTTTTTGGGTTTCTCTTATTGAACACATGCGAGAACAATCAGAAGACAGCAGACATGTTTCTAATCAATATTCAAGTTTTTTAGTGTCTCTTATGATTTATTACTAAAATGGCATAGGAAATAGATGTTAAACACTAACCTATGTGAGCGAAGAAGAGTCATGACCATAAAATCGGAATCTGCGAGAATAACATTTCCTTGGGCATATAGCTCCAATATGACATAGTAGGCGTTAGCACCCAGCCCAAATTGAAAGAGAACAATCTGAGAAGGAGGCCACACAAAAATCAGaggaaaaacccaaaaagtgCAGAAAGTTAAATCCAACAATGAAAGAAGAACCCAATTGGAAGGGTTGTTATAACTCATACCCTATCATATCCAAGCTGCCGCACATCCTCAAGCCTTCTTGTGCGTATATGCTTCCTCAATTTCAGTGTAAACCCAGAGGGAGTATTGCTTTTGTCCCTGCTCAGAAATCaatatgaatttcaaaacTCCACATTCTTTTTTTGCATTATCTGTAAATTGTAAAAGAACCCAATGAATCATAAGCATACCGAACATATGCAGTAGTGTGCAATCTGACGCCACTCTCCATCAACAAAAAGACCTTCTCGCTCTCGCCGGACTCGGTGACACCGCTACTGTTCATAAGCTTCAACATATAGGTCTGCAAATCCAATTCCAAACCACATTCAAAAACCCACATATTAAGaatgaaaatttcatttcatgacAGGATATAATTGATTTGCTCGAGGGGCTTAAGAgtgaagaaggaagaaaagagaaaagaaaggacCTTTGGAGAGAGATCGTAGACATTGGCACAGCGCATGCCGATGAGCCTCCGCAAGCACTTGACCTCGGCGGCCACATCGGCCGTGTTCATGCGCACCTTCACCATCTTCgtcttcctcctctctcttcgTCTTGGGTGGTCGGCGCGGCGGTATTATTAGCTTTCTGTGCAAGGCGAGCTTTGTCTTCTCTTGTTTGCTTTGCCTGCGGCAAACAATCAAACAGGGGGCTTATTTGGCCGTGAGAGATTTATAGACAAATTAAGCGGGGTCGTATTAATGGCGCTTTTGGCACTTCTTCTTTCCTAGGCACGCGCGTTAAAATACTCTCTAATTTCCTAATCCTCATTCTTTCAAGTTGATTAATGTCATTTCTATCCTCTTATTATGTAACACATCATCTGTTAAATTTTTCGTCAAAATTGATCATGTGACCAACATCAatgcttgtttttttttgtttttttgtttttttgagaGGCAACATCAATGCTTGTTGGGGGAGTGTTAAGATGAGTTTGCCCTTAAGAGTTGGTCACGTGCCTCACTCCTGATCAATCAGGCAATGTACGAcataagaaaatgagaatAAGGTTGACCTTCCGTTTGAATTGGGGGAAATAACTCAGAATTTAACTGAaagttgaaaatttaaaataagaaattgatAATTCTCTTGTCGcggaatttattaaatgacagCATAAAAAAAATCGTGAAAATTGGGGCATCAAATTCCACATTTTAATTTCCACTAAAATAGGtataatttcacaattttcatagtgtcatttacaaaattcgacatacataaatccaaacactgaaatcttcaattgccagaaattgaaatgatggaaatctaaattccgtcatttttaaattctatataattttcaatttcttcatccAAACGGAGATCGAATTCATAGAATAAGAACGGAAATTATCGGTTTGAAATAGTACTAATcttgataataataataataatatatatatttttaaagacTACTCTATTAGTGAACCGACTTCtctttgttcaattttttaatttttggtaccaaattttagtttagttttagGTGATTGGTGAGATGTTGAAAAGTTGACCAAAAAGACAATGAAGGTAGTGTTTCGttttaaaagaattataaTTCAAGTGGTTAAATATATTTACCAATGTAGCCAACGATTGAGCTCCTCCGTTAATATTGCTAgtattagaaaaagaaaagttgggTATGTGTTTTTGTAGAGGTTGCATAATGTAAGTTAACGacaagcaaaacaaaatgttctttgtttaaatttttttgaagggGTTTTGGTTTGGAACCATAATGGCTCTTCGTATTTATAGATTCAAGGAAACCGCATTCTGAGAGACAATACATGCCAACTTGTGAAAAAATCATAGCCCCGATCATGTCTAATTCTACCAAACCTCACTTTTACATGTCCACAtcatgttttttaaaaaaacgcAGCAGGAGATGGCAGGTGAAATCTTGATCATGACATATCTCTTCAAATTGAGGTTCATTCAACAACTTGCTCACAACTCATGAAGGTTCCACTGAAATAAATTACTCGTGGAAATATTATATTCTTTGTCTTGCAAAACATAATTCCATGGAAGGATGCAGCCATAGCTCCTTTTTCCTAGCTGATGATTATGTATGGCTTCTCTAAACGAGGAGGAATTAAAAGCACTGTATCTTTATAAATAAGCTGCCCCCTTTTcatttacataaatatataaaggAGTATTGTTTGAACAATGTTACACTTGTCAAAACGATCACCTATTCATGTTGAGAAAAAGGCCTTCACATGGCATTCATATGAGCCCTAATTTCTGTATAACTTAACAAAGCTGCTGAACTTCGGCAGACTCACCCCAACATATTTACAAGTCAAATCAGGAGCTTGCCAGAAATAAATATCTACATGTCATTCAGTTCAAGCTTCACTCTGCTTTGCAGTCCTTGTTGTTTATTTGTGAAGCTCTGATACGATCGTCAACACTTCCAAGCAGGGACATCAAATTAACAAGGCATGATGTACTGCCTAGAGAATGGTTCACTCCACAGAAGATTGGAGCAAATGATTTGGTACAACTTCGAATGCATGGCTTCCTTCCATCAGCTCAAATCAAAGCCAGCATCTGCACTTATAGCATACATCAATTTGGTTTCCAGTTGCTCTTTACTGCATCAAAAGCATGTCATTGAGAAAGGTTAATGTGGGTGGAAGGAAGAAATTTATGCATAAGAATAcaactagaaaaagaaaacaaaagaatattcAATTAttagaaacaaacaaaaagcaaagagAGAAGAACAGCAAACCTCCTATATGGTGGAAGCTTTAGGAGATTCATACAAGTGGCTGCAGTTGGCAATCGGTCAAGAGCTCCTTCAGATGCATTACCACCAGCCCTGTGGAAAGAGGCAGAAAAGGTAAACAAAGATAGACTGTAGAGAAGAAATTTGGGAAACCAAACAGAGGGCCTCTGGGAGCACCCAGTCGCAAATCTGGCATGAACTCTTACCTCTGTATGCAAAATAATGGTTCCAAGTATTTAAATCCAAGCAGAGGCCCTCGGGAGCACCCGGTCACAAACCTGGATAAAAGCTGGTGTGGTTAGTATCTCTTGATggacatattttatattatatatttaacctcattcttagtatattttggttaatattttggaagaattttgatactttgaattatatttccaatataGGACTTTTGAATCTCTCTggagcaaaacataatcaaatggaggaattttggagtaattccagttggaggacgttcttgagtcacttagcttgatcgtatcaaaatttcagagtttctcttccaatttggactttatttcctagttttattttattttaattagtttcttgTGGGGATGGAAAAGCTGTACATTGGCAGCTAGGTTTTAAGGGGTATTTAAGCTCTTTCTCACAAGGAATTCTggacttctttttcacttttgaactttgcattgtggagagcaattgctagggttttgggttttcacaactttcaggtgttttcgttcttttcttcttaatgatattttcttggatttcaattatgagtatgcgtaactaaatttcttttgctagggtgaagccttgaaccttagcatgaatatgtgatttttatttaattgcttatgatgAGTGCATGCCTACTTGAATTGTTAATCACTGTTTTAAActatctaattgtcttaatgcctgatcaccattaggatctttagaaaagtaattggatgcaattttggtcggaaggttccctgaaattgatgctagcttcttgtgattaataattgtaatttcacttaagatgaacaccacgtcttaagggttgcatggtttttcaaagggttttcacaaaacttaatgagtctttcatgttcagatttgatccgaacgtccggacgggttgcatgttggatatacgttctgtgttggaggttccaagtagaatatacattaggaaaacctaaccttcaaagtggcatgtgcaaatcataagtaattggtaaaagttcataggattgctaggtgatggtgaaaccctagtgcttttataaattgatattcaaaactctttccttcaatcgtatttgtttttgtttaatatttgtttttagaatcaaccaaattcataatcatctttcttgaccttttattttaagtagtcatttggaatttgtttttacttaaatTGCTAATTAGTCCTCGAGGAAAACGACCTTGCTCATTAACTTCAAAGCCAAACACAGGAAATTGAAACAGCCAACATAATGTGCTCAAGGGATATTGTGACATGCGAAAAACTCACTTTAGAAATTTCTTCTGATTTTCCAATGAAAAGCTTTTCAGAACTTCCCAGAACATCCCAATGACATAGTGATCCTGTCCAAACAAATAATGAACAATAAATATGTTGCTGGAACTATAATTAtaagtaaagaaaaagaaaaagaaaaggtcatAATGAGAGCTATAATGCACATTTAGGTAAGATGGCGCCATTAATATTGTGATTAATGATAAGTACAAtggacaaacaaaacaattttcccGCTCATGTTagtaaaactaaaaaaatcaaaccccAAAAGAACCAAAATCGTAAAATAATAACATTGATGAAACCACAAAACCATGTTTAAGTTTCCTCAAGGCAACTAAGAGCACACGCCGGTCACTCTTTTTCATGACAAAAACAGTTAACAGGAACAGAATTGACTGAGTGGTGGAGTCGTGGAAACACCAAAAGAATTTTGGTTCCAATAAGATATGGACATGAAGGCCAAAATGTCCAACCAAAATTGGAAAAGGTGGGGATAGCCCATATAAGACCCCGATATTCACTAGTGAAAACATCGACACAAACTTTAACTTTATAAGTCTCACCAAGCCACTAATATAAAGAAGCCAAAACCAATGTAAGGGAACTTACACTATGATAGCCACCCACATAGTTGGTGTGCATCCGTAGATCGTCAACATCCAAGCTGTCAAGTGAACCTGATATCAGAAGCTGTAGAAACAAGGTaggtcaaaaaaaaaaaaaaaaaagaaaaggacacgTAGACAAGCTTTGCAAAAACTAAGAACTGTGTCGCATTAATAACTCAACACAATATAGTCCACATTCAGCCTTTATACCAATTTAAAGACGAGGACAATCAGGAAACATTCAAGGAAGAACGAGTTGAACGATTATACTAAtggaagaaatgaaaataatacttgaaagaAATGTACAGTTGTCTCAGTGACCTAAGGAAATCAGGAAAATGAGTTACTGTAATATGAATTCAACTCGAGAGCAAATAAATCTTAAAGCCTTGACAAAAGTTGAAGAAGCAAGAAGATGGAGGTCTAATTATATACAGACGTTCCAACATCGTTTTAAAGAATAACTGTTCAAAGAAAtggtaaataaaatatattttacatATAGGCCATCAGAGAGACTGTAGGCCATCAGAGATAGCAGCAAGGAACCACAGATGAAAACTCTACCGTTCACAGTGACCATAAAAATTACAATCAAAGACAGCCTACTGCATCAGATGATGGATTCCTGATAAACATTACCAACCAAAATACTCACCTGCATCAAACAATCCATTACCAATACAGCCTTTTCCTTCCTAATATAATTTTCATCAGATTGTAACTATGGAATAGAtcaaaaatccaaacccagTTTGTAGGCAACTTTGACACAAAATGGAACAATATTGATCTGACACCAGGTTCCACCTATGAGAAACTCTAGCTTGTGCTGAGTATACAACGCATGCACATGCAATATATCATTGTCATGACCTCTTGTACTCCATAATGCCTACCAgaagattttttgttttttctttaagaAGAACAATCTTAATGCTCCAATGCGGAGACAGCACAGCAAAGACTGACATACATGATACATGTCTTCACAGTATACTGTAGCTCTCGGTAATAATTTGTAGCATCACTAGAAACTCTTAAATGCAAAATAACATCAGAGACACATATAAAAATGGAAGATAATGACTAAGATTTTTTTAGTTATTGATCTTATAACAACAGGCAAGCAAGAAGAGAGTATAATCATGTGATACTATGTAAACAAAGTGTAACCAACATGGCCTAGAGGTAGACTAATATACCTGAAGTTCATGCTCATTAAACATATCAATCCAATCTTTCTGTATAAGCTGCTGAAACCCCCTTAAGAAATGAGAACTTTGTTGACGTATCTGAAAATGAGAATGGGTTCCAAATGGAAAGTTTAAAGATGGGtttaattttaagaaaagCTGATAAAACATATCGATCCAGTTTTGTTTCGCCAAGTCATATTTGCACAATGAAGATATACGGAATAAGAATGGTTCAAGATAAAAACTTGCACTACCTGAAAATTCAAACGGTGATTGGCAACAAGATGAATAAAGGTAATGACATTCTCATTAGTAACACGTAGGTTCTTTCCCCCGGGAAGCAGCTCTTCTTCTGTTTGCTCTCCATATTCATTGTTTACGATGACAAAGTACAGTTCTAATTCCGATATATCACCTTTATAATGCTGCAGATCATAAATTGGGGGGGTGTGAGCACTCCATATTTAACAAATCATTGCAAGATGATGATATAaaatgggaaagaaaaaagaaaaaaaaacactttaaAATCATCAGAAAAACTGTCAATTTAAATGCAGATGATGGTGTCAATAGAAGCACAAGCGTTCAGTACAAGCTAAAATATGCCATGAGGCAcacaaaggaagaaagaacTACGTTACCTTCAAGAAAATAAGGTGGCGGTACAATTCTTGGTCCAATGAAGGCAAATCATTTAAATAGTTGTACCTAATCaacaaacagaaagaaaattccAGTATTAAGAAGATTGTAGTAAAAGATACTAGATATAATCATGAAGTAGTCTAGTACGTCAGTTAAATATTGCACACttacttttgttttagtttgctCAGAAAGAACGTTGCAAACGGTATATCAACAAGAATCCCCTCAAACATGGCCTGTAAGGGGAAAAACATGTGATACCATGATGAAGCACCATATCGACTAAAACAGTACAGAAATTTGATACCTTTGCTAGAAGTATTCCAAGAAATTGGAAGAATTGGAGATGTTGTTCATGAATCATTCCCGAACCAGGATTCGGGTAGAGTAAATGATCGGATGTTTCCTGGATATACCAAGCCAAGCAGAAAACAAATAAGCAACATGAGCAGAAATACCTAAGTCACAAAGTTATAATTTGTCTAGATGTGAATATCAAATTTCTGACAGCATAATGCAAAAGATCTGCCATGTTCATTAGTCTGACCATATTGAGTCAGCTTTTGCCAGAATCTCTGCATACATCTCACGGAAGAACTGGACTTTCTACTGTAATTTTCTTATCAGAGAGCTGATTCAAAAGAGGAGGGGGATTCAAACTGTCTTGGATGTGTGGGGGTAAATGTTCTCTACCACTGAAGCTACAGGCCCCTAATTCAAACACCTTTTATAGTTTCATGTATGTAACTTTGAGATGTTAAAATGTAATGTAGCATCTTCTTTTGCAGAATCCAAAGTAGTGGCTCGTAAAAAGTGCCTAAATCTGAAAGTGAATATGGTACAGGCTTCGGAAAcataaatgacaaaaaaatcTGTAACCTTAAATAGTCCATATTGCACATCAAAGGCTGCTCGAGTAATATTCTCCATGAAGTCTTTGAAAATCCCACCACCATCAATTCCAGCCTCCTCAACCCCAAATTCATTTACAAACGTAACACGAATCTGCAAGTAAACAGGTAAAGGTGATGAGGTGATTATCCTGGCAACGGATACGAAGGGGAGGGGATATTACAGTTCCTTTCAAGTGCTAGCATCAAGTAAGCAGAAAATCATTTTTCTTAGTTGCGTGAAAGAGGCCTCAGAGCCTGTTTGGGAGTTTGTCTAAAGATTCTGTCTAAAATGCTTCTGTAGATACTTCTCCCAATAAAAAGTCTTTTTTTGACCCCAAAAGCACTTATCTTTCCAGTTAAGCAGTAAAAGATaacttttttggttatttggaAGCGTTTTCGGTACTGCTAAAAGCACTCCCAAGGCAACCTTCATCTATTAAAtgtacaaaaacaaaaaaagacgAATTACCGGTCCTCGAAGATCATCTTCAGACAATGCACTCATTTGATTATAAGCATCTTCCAAGATCCGATCCCGCCGGATTCTGAATCGGTTTCTGGTAAATACAGAATTAGCCCCATGTCTTTGTCTAGCTGCTGCCAATTGTGACTGACAAATTGGTTTAAgaataaactaattaaaaaatctAAATGATAGGACTTAAGGTACATAAAGATTTCCATCTCTCTTAAAAAATGCCCCAAGAAAGGATTGTACATTTGAAATAAGAAACAATACTCCGAAAAATACACTGTTGACGACCCAGTCAAACTCAAGTCCCCAATCCCCATTACTCGGTTGGAACATTCCAGGCTTCCAGCTAAAAGTTTAAAGCAAAGTCATAACCAATTAAATACTTACAGTGAATATTTTAACTCTGCTTGTGAATGGTACG
The window above is part of the Prunus dulcis chromosome 1, ALMONDv2, whole genome shotgun sequence genome. Proteins encoded here:
- the LOC117631799 gene encoding nuclear export mediator factor Nemf isoform X1, with translation MVKVRMNTADVAAEVKCLRRLIGMRCANVYDLSPKTYMLKLMNSSGVTESGESEKVFLLMESGVRLHTTAYVRDKSNTPSGFTLKLRKHIRTRRLEDVRQLGYDRIVLFQFGLGANAYYVILELYAQGNVILADSDFMVMTLLRSHRDDDKGVAIMSRHRYPIEICRLFERTTAAKLQEALTFSKEPDNNESVKDQEGANNVSDAQKEKKGSRKGGKPAESSKNTGDAKAKQVTLKNVLGEALGYGPALSEHIILDAGLIPNTKLCNENKLDDDTIQLLVEAVAKFEDWLHDVISGDKIPEGYILMQNKNSGKSNPPSEPGSSGQIYDEFCPILLNQFKSREYVEFETFDASLDEFYSKIESQRSEQQQKAKESSATQKLNKIRVDQENRVHMLRKEVDHCVNMAELIEYNLDDVDAAIIAVRVALAKGTSWEDIARTVKEEKKSGNPVAAIIDKLQLERNCMTLLLSNNLDEMDDDEKTLPADKVEVDLALSAHANARRWYEQKKKQENKQEKTVTAHEKAFKAAERKTRLQLSQEKSVATISHMRKVHWFEKFNWFISSENYLVISGRDAQQNEMIVKRYMSKGDLYVHAELHGASSTVIKNHRPEQPVPPLTLNQAGCFTVCHSQAWDSKIVTSAWWVHPHQVSKTAPTGEYLTVGSFMIRGKKNFLPPHPLIMGFGLLFRLDESSLGSHLNERRVRGEEEGTNDVDESGPLKELSDSESEKEVAEEKLAEESKIIPDSAIPIQQPDLKDLSEAMSSQNGLTTTIDKAQDSHEIPKKDRTLNDSDQKNVVNVAVNGVASVTPQLEDLIDRALGLGSAAMSVKNYSVEPSPVDLVVEHNVEENKAAVREKPHISKAERRKLKKGQTSSVSEEHAKLQNEKLKHDVSASPPEKEVHDKKPGGGKVGRGQKGKLKKMKEKYADQDEEERRIRMALLASAGRVQKNGEPQNENSAPAEDKKPGPEDAPKICYRCKKPGHLSRDCQEHQDDSLHSHANVGVEDDPLGLDKSASELDKVTIEEDDIHEIGEEEKEKLNDVDYLTGNPLPSDILLYAVPVCGPYSSVQSYKYRVKITPGSVKRGKAAKTAMNLFSHMMEATVREKELMKACTDPELVAAIIGNVKITSAGLTQLKQKQKKVKKSNSKAGS
- the LOC117631799 gene encoding nuclear export mediator factor Nemf isoform X2, encoding MCGSLDMIGDDDKGVAIMSRHRYPIEICRLFERTTAAKLQEALTFSKEPDNNESVKDQEGANNVSDAQKEKKGSRKGGKPAESSKNTGDAKAKQVTLKNVLGEALGYGPALSEHIILDAGLIPNTKLCNENKLDDDTIQLLVEAVAKFEDWLHDVISGDKIPEGYILMQNKNSGKSNPPSEPGSSGQIYDEFCPILLNQFKSREYVEFETFDASLDEFYSKIESQRSEQQQKAKESSATQKLNKIRVDQENRVHMLRKEVDHCVNMAELIEYNLDDVDAAIIAVRVALAKGTSWEDIARTVKEEKKSGNPVAAIIDKLQLERNCMTLLLSNNLDEMDDDEKTLPADKVEVDLALSAHANARRWYEQKKKQENKQEKTVTAHEKAFKAAERKTRLQLSQEKSVATISHMRKVHWFEKFNWFISSENYLVISGRDAQQNEMIVKRYMSKGDLYVHAELHGASSTVIKNHRPEQPVPPLTLNQAGCFTVCHSQAWDSKIVTSAWWVHPHQVSKTAPTGEYLTVGSFMIRGKKNFLPPHPLIMGFGLLFRLDESSLGSHLNERRVRGEEEGTNDVDESGPLKELSDSESEKEVAEEKLAEESKIIPDSAIPIQQPDLKDLSEAMSSQNGLTTTIDKAQDSHEIPKKDRTLNDSDQKNVVNVAVNGVASVTPQLEDLIDRALGLGSAAMSVKNYSVEPSPVDLVVEHNVEENKAAVREKPHISKAERRKLKKGQTSSVSEEHAKLQNEKLKHDVSASPPEKEVHDKKPGGGKVGRGQKGKLKKMKEKYADQDEEERRIRMALLASAGRVQKNGEPQNENSAPAEDKKPGPEDAPKICYRCKKPGHLSRDCQEHQDDSLHSHANVGVEDDPLGLDKSASELDKVTIEEDDIHEIGEEEKEKLNDVDYLTGNPLPSDILLYAVPVCGPYSSVQSYKYRVKITPGSVKRGKAAKTAMNLFSHMMEATVREKELMKACTDPELVAAIIGNVKITSAGLTQLKQKQKKVKKSNSKAGS